A region from the Paenibacillus humicola genome encodes:
- a CDS encoding YfiT family bacillithiol transferase produces the protein MEALKFPIGKFEWSGAVSNEQRLRWIEEIKALPLQIRKAIEGLDEKQLDTPYRPQGWTVRQVVHHLADSHLNSLIRFKLALTEVEPTIKPYDEARWAELDDSRLADISLSLGLLDQLHARWGLLLLSLQDTQWGLTFTHPDSGVVRLDVNLGFYAWHGRHHTAHISNLRTRMGW, from the coding sequence ATGGAAGCCTTAAAATTTCCGATTGGCAAATTTGAATGGAGCGGTGCGGTTTCCAATGAGCAGCGTCTTCGCTGGATCGAAGAAATCAAAGCGCTGCCCTTACAGATCCGAAAAGCCATCGAGGGGCTGGATGAGAAGCAATTGGATACACCCTATCGGCCGCAGGGCTGGACCGTTCGGCAGGTCGTGCATCATTTGGCTGACAGCCATTTGAATAGTCTGATTCGTTTCAAGCTTGCGTTGACCGAGGTTGAGCCAACGATTAAGCCTTATGATGAAGCGCGTTGGGCAGAGCTTGACGATAGCCGCCTAGCGGATATTTCTTTATCTTTAGGGCTGCTGGATCAGCTCCATGCGCGCTGGGGATTATTACTGTTGTCATTGCAGGACACACAGTGGGGGCTTACCTTTACCCATCCTGACTCTGGCGTCGTCCGATTAGATGTAAACCTTGGGTTCTATGCCTGGCACGGGCGTCATCATACAGCCCACATCTCGAATCTGAGAACAAGAATGGGCTGGTAA
- a CDS encoding IS110 family transposase produces MDPVIGLDISKGQSEGQAFLRKGQPYGRSFRFLHTLEGFKDLLSAIQDVRNKTGSSPVIILESTGHYHQAVVQFLESHEFLYLVINPLISHQAKKSSLRKVKTDAVDAYQLCELYYKEEFETHKKRGIGLLNLRHLTRQHNSITHMYVQAKLHFQAVLDQVFPDYRGIFGDLYSTVSLSILREFPTSKTILQAGLTKLTDKIAYLCPRRSENWASEKAKTILSAAVNNPFQETAYSSHLVSMGLYINLLLQYQEHLSHLEDKIDALAKEVEEFRIIQSIPGIGGKIAATVLSEIGEINRFNHAKKVVAFAGVDPSVFASGKFTATTNRITKRGSKQLRHSLYLAVICGLKNSRNKKLREYYDKKREEGKPYRVAVVACINKLLHWIYAILTKKELFLDLA; encoded by the coding sequence ATGGATCCTGTAATCGGCCTGGATATTTCAAAGGGGCAAAGTGAAGGACAAGCATTTTTAAGGAAAGGACAACCCTATGGCAGAAGCTTTCGTTTTCTCCATACGCTTGAAGGGTTTAAGGATTTGCTCAGCGCTATCCAAGATGTCCGTAATAAGACTGGCTCTTCCCCTGTTATCATTTTGGAATCAACGGGGCATTATCATCAAGCTGTCGTACAGTTTCTCGAGTCGCACGAGTTCTTGTACCTTGTAATCAATCCGCTTATTTCTCATCAAGCGAAGAAATCCAGTCTTCGCAAGGTGAAAACAGATGCTGTGGATGCCTACCAGCTGTGCGAGCTTTATTACAAAGAGGAGTTTGAAACCCATAAAAAAAGAGGTATTGGGCTGCTCAACCTTCGTCACTTGACACGACAGCACAATTCTATTACTCATATGTATGTTCAGGCCAAGCTTCATTTCCAAGCTGTATTAGACCAAGTCTTCCCCGATTATAGAGGGATTTTTGGGGACTTGTACTCTACGGTTTCCTTATCTATCCTAAGGGAGTTTCCAACGTCCAAAACGATTCTTCAAGCCGGATTGACGAAACTTACGGACAAAATTGCGTACCTCTGTCCTAGACGCTCCGAGAACTGGGCTAGCGAAAAGGCCAAGACCATTCTAAGTGCTGCGGTGAATAACCCTTTCCAGGAAACAGCCTACAGCAGCCATCTCGTTAGCATGGGGCTATACATCAACCTCCTCCTCCAATACCAAGAGCACCTATCCCACCTGGAAGATAAGATCGATGCTCTTGCTAAAGAAGTTGAGGAATTCAGGATTATCCAGTCCATTCCCGGGATCGGCGGCAAAATCGCTGCAACGGTTTTGTCCGAAATCGGAGAGATCAACCGGTTTAATCACGCCAAGAAAGTAGTTGCCTTCGCAGGTGTAGACCCTAGTGTCTTTGCGTCAGGGAAGTTTACCGCGACCACCAATCGAATCACGAAACGTGGCTCCAAGCAGCTGAGGCATAGCCTGTATCTTGCGGTCATATGTGGGTTAAAGAATTCCCGGAATAAAAAGCTTCGTGAATACTACGATAAGAAGCGTGAAGAAGGAAAACCATACCGAGTCGCCGTTGTTGCCTGTATAAACAAGCTCCTTCACTGGATCTACGCCATTTTAACCAAGAAAGAGCTCTTCCTTGATTTAGCTTAA
- a CDS encoding chloramphenicol phosphotransferase CPT family protein has translation MKQGIIVLLNGTSSSGKTSISIELVNQKEILFHHLSIDDFFKNFNEFIDKKFPDFKPKREVDDQVIAQIIFDPIMSYYYSTIKLFSEMGLNVIADTVIDNDKRFNECLDVFFDQPTLFIGVICSKEELIRREKIRGDRQIGLASSQFDKVYCFNEYDLEVDTEELNPIECAEKILSFIKSNEDYSVFKKLSKRNVSVS, from the coding sequence TTGAAGCAAGGAATTATTGTGTTGTTGAACGGAACTTCAAGTTCAGGAAAGACCAGTATTTCTATTGAACTAGTAAATCAGAAAGAGATTCTTTTTCATCATTTATCAATAGATGATTTTTTTAAAAATTTCAATGAATTTATTGATAAAAAATTTCCGGATTTTAAACCTAAAAGAGAAGTAGATGATCAAGTTATTGCACAAATCATTTTTGATCCCATAATGTCATATTACTATTCGACAATTAAATTGTTTTCAGAAATGGGTTTGAATGTAATCGCAGATACGGTAATCGACAATGACAAGAGGTTTAATGAGTGTCTTGATGTATTTTTTGATCAGCCTACATTGTTTATAGGTGTAATATGCTCAAAAGAAGAACTCATAAGAAGAGAGAAAATCAGAGGTGATCGACAGATTGGACTTGCAAGTTCCCAGTTCGACAAAGTATATTGCTTTAATGAATATGACCTTGAAGTAGATACTGAAGAGTTGAATCCAATAGAATGTGCCGAAAAGATATTAAGTTTTATTAAGTCCAATGAGGATTACTCGGTATTTAAGAAATTAAGTAAAAGAAATGTTAGTGTTTCATAG
- a CDS encoding DUF6199 family natural product biosynthesis protein: MYIVKASLRPILMMLGRVFLTGFFGFLFFILGLIAAIGPYAAWYVQLGWQFKDAQPSDLALSMQRVMGVIFAIIGLILMISSCSIGGSADSKWPEQFKEKLAAGEVQEITIGMITPVTLTLEETTAVIKMIQEAELRPFDPGDSYGANDTGSIVFKDKTSVELVIFGPTGGIELHPDTTQEKYMIMSEDLKNWFLHNHRNL; this comes from the coding sequence ATGTATATAGTGAAGGCCTCTCTTCGACCGATTTTAATGATGTTAGGGCGTGTTTTTTTGACAGGATTTTTCGGGTTCTTGTTTTTTATACTAGGACTGATTGCGGCAATAGGGCCATACGCGGCATGGTATGTACAACTTGGATGGCAATTCAAAGATGCTCAACCGAGTGATTTAGCGTTAAGTATGCAACGTGTAATGGGCGTAATCTTTGCTATCATCGGTTTAATTTTGATGATTTCGAGCTGTTCTATTGGGGGAAGCGCGGATAGCAAGTGGCCAGAGCAGTTTAAAGAAAAACTTGCCGCCGGGGAGGTGCAAGAAATCACCATCGGCATGATTACCCCCGTAACCTTGACCCTTGAAGAAACAACTGCCGTGATTAAGATGATCCAAGAGGCGGAACTTAGACCATTCGATCCAGGCGATTCTTATGGCGCGAACGACACAGGTAGCATTGTATTTAAGGATAAGACTAGCGTAGAATTGGTCATTTTCGGACCAACTGGCGGTATCGAATTGCATCCAGATACCACACAGGAAAAATATATGATCATGAGCGAAGATTTGAAAAATTGGTTTTTACATAACCACCGTAACCTATAG